From Sulfuricurvum sp., one genomic window encodes:
- a CDS encoding YfhL family 4Fe-4S dicluster ferredoxin, with amino-acid sequence MSLMITEECIACDACRDECPNGAIEESDPIYIIDPDICTECVGHYDEPSCIAVCPVECIIPDPDNIESVEELKLKYEQLNSEE; translated from the coding sequence ATGTCTTTGATGATTACTGAAGAGTGTATTGCGTGTGACGCATGTAGAGATGAATGCCCCAATGGTGCCATTGAAGAGTCCGATCCAATTTATATTATCGATCCAGATATCTGCACGGAGTGTGTTGGACATTATGATGAGCCCTCATGCATTGCTGTATGCCCCGTAGAGTGCATTATCCCTGACCCAGACAACATAGAGAGTGTTGAAGAGTTAAAGCTTAAATACGAACAACTAAACAGCGAAGAATAA